The DNA window ggatggagagttgtctcattggcactcacaccacatcttcctatatctagatTGTGGATAATTCTACGGTGAGATTATatatttgactgtccctcttgtatctctCGACTCTTTTTCAGTAACAAATGCAATATCACAGATATCTGAATATTTCTCTATTTGGTCTAAATAAATCCTAACATTTGTATCATACACAAACCTGACTTAAGATTTTGTAGTTATCACTTTCTATTTCTAATATCAAAGAAACtttacaaataagtttaaaatcttttttcacGTTTTGAAATCGGTCATGGTTATTACTACTAGGGTGAACCAATTCCCTATCGTTGATATATGTCCCTGCACTTCCGCCATGGCTTCCGGAATTTTCTTCATCTGAGGTCAACTCATTATTTTCGTCATCCGTATCATCATCAGAATGTTTTAGTTCAATAATTGCACTATCAAGTTCTTGCAGTATCGATTCCACCTTTATATGTAGGTCATTAAAATCTGTCTGTTCGTCCAAAAAACGggtttcatttttataaacgTGTGAGagatatttttgtacttttgaaat is part of the Mytilus trossulus isolate FHL-02 chromosome 13, PNRI_Mtr1.1.1.hap1, whole genome shotgun sequence genome and encodes:
- the LOC134694999 gene encoding uncharacterized protein LOC134694999, whose protein sequence is MGNNKPRIPMAETLQGLKIKLLEGNDFADELRKTFGREKIQSDRIFSHIQHNARSEVKVKRLTRETASHLIHRPAHLYKKSRKHISKVQKYLSHVYKNETRFLDEQTDFNDLHIKVESILQELDSAIIELKHSDDDTDDENNELTSDEENSGSHGGSAGTYINDRELVHPSSNNHDRFQNVKKDFKLICKVSLILEIESDNYKILSQVCV